Proteins encoded by one window of Cylindrospermum stagnale PCC 7417:
- a CDS encoding TldD/PmbA family protein — protein MGSENLSQDTLAEQLLELALKSGAEAAEVYQSRSLSRPVFFEANRLKQLETSQSEGTALRLWRHGRPGLMVAYGSVEPQVMVERSLALSQLNQPEPVELGSNFRPSYPDLGAAVPIEMLVDWGKEAIALIRDAYPDVLCHSDWECDIENTRLVNSKGLDCYYTDTTLSCYLSAEWVRGEDILNVADGQTQRGELHPDRLAHQILQRLFWAKENVSTPNGRLPVLFTSKAADMLWGTVQAALNGKHILEKASPWGERLGKPVMSPNLTLYQDPEAGPYSCPFDDEGTPTQSLIFIENGILQNFYGDRTTGRQLGMSTTGNGFRPGLGSYPIPGLFNFLIQPGSASLQDLICQMDNGLIVDQMLGGGGGISGDFSINVDLGYRVKNGDVIGRVKDTMVAGNVYTALKQLVKVGSDGDWNGPCYTPSLIVEGLSTTGRQN, from the coding sequence ATGGGTTCTGAAAATTTGTCACAAGATACGCTAGCAGAACAGCTGCTGGAACTAGCTTTAAAATCTGGAGCAGAGGCAGCTGAGGTGTATCAGTCGCGATCGCTTTCTCGACCAGTTTTTTTTGAGGCCAACCGACTCAAACAGCTAGAAACAAGCCAATCTGAAGGCACAGCGCTGCGGCTGTGGCGCCACGGTCGTCCAGGACTGATGGTAGCTTACGGTTCTGTGGAACCACAAGTGATGGTGGAGCGATCGCTGGCTTTGAGTCAACTAAATCAACCGGAACCAGTGGAATTAGGCAGCAATTTTCGGCCATCTTACCCAGATTTGGGGGCGGCTGTACCGATAGAAATGCTGGTAGACTGGGGCAAAGAAGCGATCGCATTAATCCGCGATGCCTACCCCGATGTTCTCTGTCACAGTGACTGGGAATGCGATATCGAAAACACCAGACTGGTTAACAGCAAAGGTTTAGATTGCTACTACACCGACACTACCCTCAGCTGCTATCTGTCAGCCGAATGGGTACGGGGCGAGGATATTTTGAATGTTGCTGATGGACAAACCCAACGCGGTGAACTCCACCCAGATAGATTAGCTCACCAAATTTTACAGCGGTTATTTTGGGCTAAAGAAAACGTTTCCACCCCAAACGGTCGCCTCCCTGTTTTGTTCACTTCTAAAGCCGCTGATATGCTTTGGGGCACGGTGCAAGCGGCTTTAAATGGCAAGCATATCCTAGAAAAAGCTTCACCTTGGGGAGAACGGCTAGGTAAACCAGTCATGTCACCCAACCTCACCCTCTACCAAGATCCAGAAGCTGGCCCTTACAGTTGCCCTTTTGATGATGAAGGCACACCTACCCAGTCTTTGATATTTATCGAAAACGGAATTTTACAAAACTTTTATGGCGATCGCACCACCGGACGCCAACTAGGAATGAGTACCACTGGTAATGGTTTTCGTCCTGGTTTAGGCAGCTATCCCATCCCTGGTTTATTTAATTTCCTCATCCAGCCTGGTTCTGCATCCCTACAAGACTTGATTTGCCAGATGGATAATGGCTTGATTGTGGATCAAATGTTGGGTGGTGGTGGCGGCATTTCTGGCGATTTTTCCATCAATGTTGATTTGGGCTATCGCGTAAAAAATGGCGATGTGATTGGACGTGTTAAAGATACGATGGTTGCAGGTAATGTTTACACGGCCCTCAAACAATTGGTTAAGGTGGGTAGTGATGGTGATTGGAATGGCCCTTGTTATACTCCTTCGCTGATAGTAGAAGGACTATCAACCACCGGGAGACAGAATTAA
- a CDS encoding Tab2/Atab2 family RNA-binding protein has product MGSIWEVDFYSRPILDENQKKVWEVLVCETPSGIGTNIDSLFRYAQYCPSTQVNSGWLRTALQQAINKAGEAPIKVRFFRRQMNNMITKACEDVGVPALPSRRTLFLNQWLQQRMEEVYPQEPGYQGGANASVRLDRPLPQRLPDALEGKQWAFVTLEAQDFADMPEWEIGFGEAFPLELAKLSPEARIPGILIFSPRALPLAGWMSGLELAYLKFDTSLGERLILETGATESWIVANIRTPQLLVEAKGFESTKQAANGVHFIGVQSDAQAQSFAGFWLLQEINLP; this is encoded by the coding sequence ATGGGCAGTATTTGGGAAGTCGATTTTTACTCCCGTCCGATTCTGGACGAAAATCAAAAAAAAGTTTGGGAAGTCTTGGTGTGCGAAACGCCCTCAGGTATTGGCACTAATATAGATTCTCTGTTTCGCTATGCTCAATATTGCCCCAGTACCCAGGTAAATTCGGGTTGGTTGCGGACGGCGTTGCAGCAAGCAATTAACAAGGCAGGAGAAGCACCAATCAAAGTCCGCTTTTTCCGCCGCCAAATGAATAATATGATTACTAAAGCTTGCGAGGATGTGGGCGTTCCTGCCTTACCTAGCCGCCGCACTTTATTTCTTAACCAATGGCTGCAACAGCGGATGGAAGAAGTATATCCCCAAGAACCAGGGTATCAAGGGGGGGCTAATGCTTCGGTGCGCTTAGATAGACCTTTACCCCAACGCTTACCAGATGCGTTGGAAGGAAAACAGTGGGCTTTTGTGACTTTAGAAGCTCAAGATTTTGCGGATATGCCGGAGTGGGAAATTGGCTTTGGTGAAGCTTTTCCCCTAGAGTTGGCGAAATTGTCGCCGGAAGCCCGGATTCCTGGGATTTTGATTTTTTCACCGAGGGCTTTACCCTTAGCCGGTTGGATGTCTGGTTTGGAGTTGGCTTATTTGAAATTTGATACAAGTCTTGGTGAGAGATTGATTTTAGAAACGGGTGCTACAGAAAGCTGGATTGTGGCAAATATCAGAACGCCTCAACTGCTTGTTGAAGCTAAAGGTTTTGAATCAACCAAGCAAGCAGCTAATGGGGTACATTTTATTGGTGTGCAGTCTGATGCTCAAGCTCAATCTTTTGCAGGATTTTGGCTGCTGCAAGAGATAAATTTGCCGTAA